In one window of Macrobrachium rosenbergii isolate ZJJX-2024 chromosome 27, ASM4041242v1, whole genome shotgun sequence DNA:
- the LOC136853582 gene encoding chymotrypsinogen A-like: MFIRIILILSVVALSCATIPFLPSPVKRSVNFTHTEECGVAHPGLARIVGGDRSSLDKWPWLVSIRSFPNKIFCGGSILTSRHVLTSAHCMKPFRNLLFLTFVVAGGESIFFGQRAYIQNAYFHPKYQKEAPFYADVVVLLLSGDLTFDTATSPVCLPPPDWVPTTGQAVTVIGWGRMWENGLSAWFLREATVNIIEGTKCKEVFEKDWTSGMICAGAPGKDACQGDSGGPLLLKTEEGTWVLVGLVSFGMGCAREDIPGVYLNIAPFLDFVNATLLI, from the coding sequence ATGTTTATCCGCATTATTCTGATCCTGTCCGTCGTTGCACTGTCATGTGCTACTATTCCTTTTCTGCCATCTCCCGTGAAGAGGTCTGTGAACTTCACTCACACTGAAGAATGTGGCGTTGCACATCCGGGATTAGCAAGAATCGTAGGAGGCGATCGCTCCAGTCTGGACAAGTGGCCTTGGCTTGTGAGTATTCGATCTTTCCCAAACAAGATTTTCTGCGGTGGGAGTATCCTGACGTCCCGCCACGTTCTGACTTCAGCGCACTGTATGAAGCCCTTCAGGAACCTTCTGTTCCTGACGTTCGTCGTGGCTGGGGGAGAAAGTATCTTCTTTGGGCAACGGGCGTACATTCAAAATGCATACTTTCACCCGAAATACCAAAAGGAGGCCCCATTTTATGCTgacgtcgtcgtcctcctcctctctggTGACTTGACTTTCGACACGGCAACATCACCAGTCTGTCTCCCTCCGCCAGACTGGGTTCCCACGACCGGACAAGCCGTCACGGTGATAGGCTGGGGACGTATGTGGGAGAACGGCCTGTCCGCGTGGTTCCTTCGGGAGGCGACAGTCAACATCATAGAAGGGACGAAGTGCAAAGAGGTCTTCGAAAAAGACTGGACGAGTGGCATGATATGCGCCGGTGCCCCTGGTAAGGACGCGTGCCAGGGGGATTCGGGAGGGCCCCTCCTGCTCAAAACCGAAGAAGGGACGTGGGTTCTCGTTGGACTGGTGTCCTTTGGCATGGGGTGTGCCCGGGAGGATATTCCGGGAGTTTATTTGAATATTGCCCCGTTTCTTGATTTCGTTAATGCTACCTTGTTGATATGA